Genomic DNA from Candidatus Sulfurimonas marisnigri:
TACGGAAGAGCTACATTTATAACAATATCAGCTCTACATGTAGAGATAAGTTTTACTAACTCTTCAACACTGTCTGCATCAACTTGAGCAACTTCAATATTTGCATCTGGTAGTTCATTTTTTATATCTTCACATTTAGAAAGAGTTCTGCTAGCAAGTACAATTTTGCCAAATACATCACTGTTTTGTACACATTTGTGCACAACTACACGGCTAACTCCGCCTGCTCCAACAATAAGTGTTGTTTTCATTACTTATATCCCTTTAACTTAATAATTTTATTTCTAAGCTCATCTGCTTTAATTTCATCTGAGATAGGCTTTCCAAAGTGAACAGTTATTTCTCTTTTTTTGAAAAAACTTTTTTTTGTTTTGCCCTTGTGTCTTGAAAATATACTTCCAAAAACACCGTCTATATAAAAAGGCACTATATCTGCACCATCTCTCTCAATAAATTCATAGCCTCTGTAAAATTTTGAAACATCAGAATTCCTAGATATTTCACCTTCTGGAAATATTGCTATTATTTTACCATTTTTTAGTCTATTTGAAGCCTCAAAAAAAGAATTTTTAGATGCTTTTGATGAAAGTGGTATTAAGTCGGCTTTTTTAAATATAGCGTTAAAATAGTTCCAGTTATAAATATCTTTATCTATCATATAATTTATTCTTCGCTCTATTGGAAGTTGAACAATAAACCAATCTACCCAGCTTACATGATTTCCCAAAAGAAGCACACCTTTATCTTTTGGAATATTTTCCAATCCTACATATTTATAACTGTGACGACTCTTTAACATTAGTTCAAAAACAACCCAAAACAGCATTACAAAATATCGTCTAAAAAGCATTACACTCAGAAAAAGACCAACAATAGCCATAATATAAAAAAGTATCTTTGCATTAGCACCAAAGTATGCAAATAGTGTTGTAATTATTAAAAATATAAACATAAAAATAGTTTGTATAAAATTATTTCCGGCGAGTATAGTGCCCAGATGTACATTAGGTGATAAATACTGAATTTTTGCATTGAGAGGAACCATCAAGAGTCCAGAAAAAAGACCAAAAAGCATAAACTCAATCGCTAAAAATATAACCGAAGTTGTAAATGGAATTGACAGTACCACAATTGTGACTCCAACAGCACTAAGAGCCGACAGCCCTGTATTTATATAATATTTTGAAAAGTTTGCGGCCAGTATTGAACCAAACACTATCCCAAACACTGCCAATGACATAATGCCTTGAACAACCAACGCATTAGTGATGCCAAGCGCACTCTTTGCGTACTCACCGAAAATTGCTAAGATAACTTGAGAGATAGACCAAAAGAGACCAAGAGCTATAATGTTGTCAAATATCTCTTTTTTTCTTTTTATCATCATTATATTTTTCTTTAAATATGCACCAAATATATATCTCTTAAATCTAAACGCTCTTAAACTTTTTTCTGCCATTTTATTTGGCAGTTTAGAAGCTAAATACCATTCAATAACTGAACCCAAAACTAAGAGCCACCCTAGAGGTGCTATTACTTTTAAAATCTCCTCTTTTGTGTAAGCAACATCGCCAATCATACCTTCAAAGAGTGCGGTGTAAAAAATAATGCCTATCAGTATTGCTGATGTAGTTATGGCTTGAACCGCCCCATTTCCAGCACTTATAAACTTTAGGCCGACCAGCTCTTTTATATACCCATATTTGGCAGGTCCATATATTGCACTTTGTAGAGCCAATAAAAAAGTCAAAGCGAATGCAGCTAAAAACCACCCTTGGTAGTACGAGTAGGTAATCAAAAGTGTTATAAAAACGGCAGAGATTGAAGCGTATTTCATGATTAAATTTTTAGGAAACTTATCTGCCAAAAAACCTGCTGGTGAAAACATTAAGATAAAAGGAAGGAGCATAAGTGAATTTACTATTGCTGTTAAGACTATCTGAGTGCTTCCGTCATAAACTTTAAAGACAGTATTTTGAACTATTATTTTATGTCCTAAATCTGTAAAAGCATTTAAAAATATAACTAAAAGATAGTTTACAACACCTGCAATTCTAAACATATCTCTCATTCTATCTAGCTTTGAGTCTCAACTAAGGTTGTACTCCAAAGTTCGTACTCTCCATGTTCTTCTTTTATAAACTCCAATAATGGAGCTATCACCTCTCTTAGGTCATCTTCATTTAGAGTATGCTCTTTTGTTAATGCCACTCCATACTCAAGTTCATCACTGCTAATATCATCTTTAAAAGTAAATCCGCATGTCAAAGCTTTTTTAATAAATCTCTCTTTTTGTGTAAAAGTATCAAATGAAGCATAATGTTCTACCTCTCTGGAGATAGATTTATCATCACCCTCCTCTTGCATAAGAGAGATTATATGCTGACTCTGCATTAAACATAATTCTAAATCAGTTGGAAAAATATTAAAATCAAAGAACTGCCAATCTTTATCTCGTGCAGCATTACTCTCATATATGTAGCCTGTCGGTTTTAATATTTCTGTCACGACAGAATCCAATTTCTTTGAATCAGATGCATAAAAATAGACCTCACTCCACTCACCAACTATTCTGTTTCCAACATAATATGCTCTGTTTTCAAGCTCCAATGCAATAATAAGAGACTCTTTAGTCTCAAAAAATGAATCAAGTTCATCATTAATTGCGTCAAACTTTATAAAAACACTAAATATCCAAGGACAATCCTCTTTATGCTCTTTGGCATCCAAATATACTTCTATATGAACAACTTCATTATCTTCTAATCTACTAAATGTTTCTCTCATATTTCACTTCATTTATTTTTTATTTATTATAACAAACTTAGACATAAAATATAGAATTAACTCTTATCGATAACAATTATCATTTTAATATTCATTTAAGAATATTTAATATATAATTCTTCTACAACAATAAATTAAGACAACATTTGTTTTAATCATTAAAAAGGAAAATTATGAAATTATTAAATAACAAACTAGGATTAAGTGTAGCAACAACACTTTTACTATCAACTTCGGCATTTGCAGATACAGCTTCAGATATAGCAGAACTTAGAAAAGAGATAGCAGATCTTAAAGAGCTTTCAAGAACTTTGGTTGATGAGACAAGTGATCTTAAAACTGGTTTTAACTATACTAAAGTAGATTCTACTAAATCATACAGCGGTATGGGTGCAGCAGCTTCTAAAGTATACTACTCTAAATCTCCACTAAGTATAGGTGGTTATGGTGAAATGTATTACGCTCATACTTCAAATGAAGGTGCTACTAATTCCGATGTTATTGATGTTTATAGATTTATTCCATATATTGGTTATAAATTTAGTGACAACATCATCTTAAATGTCGAGTTAGAATTCGAACATGGTGGTGGCGGAGACAATGCATCTGGGGATGGTTATGTTATTGTTGAGTTTATGTACCTTGATTTTCTTTTCAACGAAAACATAAACGCAAGAGTTGGTAATATGTTAATGCCAATGGGTCTAATCAATGAGAGACATGAACCAACATTATTTACTACTGTTCAAAGACCGAACACATCTAAGAGGCTAATTCCATCTACATGGCATGAAAATGGTGTTATGGCTTATGGAAATATAACTGATAGTTTGTCATATAAAGTTGGTGCATTTTCAGCTCTAGATTTAACTTCTGGAGCAGGAGAAGGTGATGACTGGATGAGAAAAAGTCGTATTGGCTCATATAGAAATCAAAATAGATTAGGATTGGCTGGTGTTGCAAGAATAGACTATACTGGAATTAACGGTCTTTTAATAGGTGCATCAACATATATGGATTCAGATTTAACAATGATTGATACACATGTTGATTATAATCTTGATGCTCTTCGAATTTATGGTGTTTTAACTCAAACAAGCCGTTCTAGTACTCCAATTGGTGAGCCTAAAAAAGCAAAAGGTGGCTTTTTAAATGTTGGTTATGATTTACTGTCATTTACTACATCTAAAAATAAAATGCCTGTTTTTATTCAGTATGAGAGTGTAGATGCTCAAGATGAAGTAGTTCTTCCTGCAACATCTTCTGATTCAACTGAAACTATGAATACAACAACAGTAGGCATTAATTACTTTCCACATGAACAAGTTGTACTTAAAGCTGATTATGCGATGCAAACACAAAATGGATCATCGGATAAAGATGTCTTTAGTCTTTCTATGGGTTTCATTTTCTAAAAAGTTTTATTATCCTTTTGTGGCGCTCCTTTTCTCTCCTGTTTTGGAGCGCTATACAAATCTTTACTAAAATTATTGACAAAAAAACTATTATTCTATACAATCAGCAAAAAATTAAAGAGACCCACCTATGAAAAAAATTATTATATTAGCTTTTCTACTTTTATCAATACAACTAAGTGCTCAAATGCTTATTTCGCCTTATGATGCAATGAAAGCTGCTTATGGTGAAACAAGTGAAATAAGTAAAAAAAACATTGTATTAAAAAACACTCAAGCTAAAAAAATCTCTCAAGATGCAAAAGTTAAACTTTATAGCAAAATCACTAGAGTTTTTACAGCTAAAAAAGAGAATGAGCTACTAGGACATGGCATCTTAATAAGCAGAACTATGAGAACAAAAACCGTAGTAGTTTTATATATAATCACTAAAGATTCTGTTTTAAAAAGTAGTGAAATAATCGCTTTTAATGAACCAATGGAGTATCTTCCTTCAAAAACTTGGCTTGAGCAGTTTGAAAATCTATCTACTGATAAAAGACTTAGAGTCTCTAAAG
This window encodes:
- a CDS encoding FMN-binding protein translates to MKKIIILAFLLLSIQLSAQMLISPYDAMKAAYGETSEISKKNIVLKNTQAKKISQDAKVKLYSKITRVFTAKKENELLGHGILISRTMRTKTVVVLYIITKDSVLKSSEIIAFNEPMEYLPSKTWLEQFENLSTDKRLRVSKDIPTITGATLTARGLVDGSRVAFAFYEEIIKGK
- a CDS encoding porin; its protein translation is MKLLNNKLGLSVATTLLLSTSAFADTASDIAELRKEIADLKELSRTLVDETSDLKTGFNYTKVDSTKSYSGMGAAASKVYYSKSPLSIGGYGEMYYAHTSNEGATNSDVIDVYRFIPYIGYKFSDNIILNVELEFEHGGGGDNASGDGYVIVEFMYLDFLFNENINARVGNMLMPMGLINERHEPTLFTTVQRPNTSKRLIPSTWHENGVMAYGNITDSLSYKVGAFSALDLTSGAGEGDDWMRKSRIGSYRNQNRLGLAGVARIDYTGINGLLIGASTYMDSDLTMIDTHVDYNLDALRIYGVLTQTSRSSTPIGEPKKAKGGFLNVGYDLLSFTTSKNKMPVFIQYESVDAQDEVVLPATSSDSTETMNTTTVGINYFPHEQVVLKADYAMQTQNGSSDKDVFSLSMGFIF
- a CDS encoding DUF695 domain-containing protein — its product is MRETFSRLEDNEVVHIEVYLDAKEHKEDCPWIFSVFIKFDAINDELDSFFETKESLIIALELENRAYYVGNRIVGEWSEVYFYASDSKKLDSVVTEILKPTGYIYESNAARDKDWQFFDFNIFPTDLELCLMQSQHIISLMQEEGDDKSISREVEHYASFDTFTQKERFIKKALTCGFTFKDDISSDELEYGVALTKEHTLNEDDLREVIAPLLEFIKEEHGEYELWSTTLVETQS
- a CDS encoding MFS transporter, with protein sequence MFRIAGVVNYLLVIFLNAFTDLGHKIIVQNTVFKVYDGSTQIVLTAIVNSLMLLPFILMFSPAGFLADKFPKNLIMKYASISAVFITLLITYSYYQGWFLAAFALTFLLALQSAIYGPAKYGYIKELVGLKFISAGNGAVQAITTSAILIGIIFYTALFEGMIGDVAYTKEEILKVIAPLGWLLVLGSVIEWYLASKLPNKMAEKSLRAFRFKRYIFGAYLKKNIMMIKRKKEIFDNIIALGLFWSISQVILAIFGEYAKSALGITNALVVQGIMSLAVFGIVFGSILAANFSKYYINTGLSALSAVGVTIVVLSIPFTTSVIFLAIEFMLFGLFSGLLMVPLNAKIQYLSPNVHLGTILAGNNFIQTIFMFIFLIITTLFAYFGANAKILFYIMAIVGLFLSVMLFRRYFVMLFWVVFELMLKSRHSYKYVGLENIPKDKGVLLLGNHVSWVDWFIVQLPIERRINYMIDKDIYNWNYFNAIFKKADLIPLSSKASKNSFFEASNRLKNGKIIAIFPEGEISRNSDVSKFYRGYEFIERDGADIVPFYIDGVFGSIFSRHKGKTKKSFFKKREITVHFGKPISDEIKADELRNKIIKLKGYK